From the Pseudoalteromonas tunicata genome, one window contains:
- a CDS encoding methyl-accepting chemotaxis protein, whose translation MMNFLSRMTVKSRLIAGFGFILALLILLTIQGIQKVNFIDRTLSEITDVNSVKQRYAINYRGSVHDRAIAIRDIAIASNEIQINQFVEEIKELEAFYRTSENKMNQMLSDGIGFSSQERTILSRIDDIQSTTLPLVNQIIAAKRAGKDVSQQVLNEARPAFINWLNTINEFIDFQEDQNQIATPEARAVAGGFQSLMLVLCAIALTASIFVGLLIEKSLRITLGGEPFDAQSAINTTASGDLTRTVSTRYPSSIIGSIAEMNKKITEIVSNIIAASNSVATQVEDVSQGSKLVLNAAKDQADLTSKTATKLSEMRESIDQVAQIAHRTEDNSGLTVQYAKQGREVVDATATEMEKISQTVNTTVEQISKLEENTKQIGGIINVISSISEQTNLLALNAAIEAARAGESGRGFAVVADEVRQLAQRTGQATSQIESMINDVQAQTIASVNAMKTVQPQVQSGKEKTSKATELLLNIEKQASDSLARVKEVAQASADQVSVISDISTTMEKIAAMSEDFIESMHQNNASTNTLTKLSTKLKQDISFFKI comes from the coding sequence ATGATGAATTTTTTATCAAGAATGACGGTTAAAAGCCGTTTAATTGCAGGGTTTGGTTTCATATTAGCTCTACTCATATTGCTAACCATTCAGGGGATCCAAAAGGTTAACTTTATTGATCGAACGTTAAGCGAAATTACCGATGTTAATTCTGTAAAACAGCGTTATGCAATTAATTATCGTGGTAGCGTCCACGACCGTGCCATTGCGATCCGAGATATTGCTATCGCATCGAATGAGATACAAATAAATCAATTTGTTGAAGAAATAAAAGAATTAGAAGCCTTTTATCGCACCTCAGAAAATAAAATGAATCAAATGCTCAGCGATGGAATTGGTTTCTCTAGCCAAGAACGCACTATTCTTTCAAGAATTGATGATATACAAAGCACAACCCTACCACTGGTAAATCAAATAATTGCAGCAAAGCGCGCTGGCAAAGACGTTTCGCAGCAAGTATTAAATGAAGCAAGGCCCGCCTTTATTAATTGGTTAAATACCATTAATGAGTTTATCGATTTTCAAGAAGATCAGAATCAAATCGCAACCCCTGAGGCACGAGCAGTTGCGGGTGGATTCCAAAGCCTAATGTTAGTTCTGTGTGCCATTGCACTTACGGCTTCCATATTTGTTGGTTTATTGATTGAAAAAAGCTTACGAATAACTCTTGGTGGAGAACCATTTGATGCACAAAGCGCAATTAATACAACCGCAAGCGGTGATTTAACACGCACGGTTAGCACCCGTTATCCGAGCAGTATCATAGGCTCAATTGCTGAGATGAATAAAAAAATCACAGAAATAGTCAGTAATATTATCGCAGCCTCTAATAGCGTTGCGACACAAGTTGAAGATGTATCTCAAGGCTCTAAATTAGTCCTTAATGCGGCAAAAGATCAGGCTGACTTAACCTCAAAAACCGCAACTAAACTCAGTGAAATGAGAGAAAGTATCGATCAAGTTGCTCAAATAGCGCATCGGACTGAAGACAATTCAGGGCTCACTGTCCAATATGCAAAACAAGGCCGCGAAGTAGTTGATGCAACCGCAACAGAAATGGAAAAAATATCTCAAACAGTGAATACAACCGTTGAGCAAATCAGCAAACTAGAAGAAAACACCAAACAAATTGGTGGCATTATTAATGTGATCAGCAGTATTTCGGAGCAAACCAATCTACTTGCCTTAAATGCAGCTATTGAAGCCGCCCGTGCAGGAGAATCTGGTCGAGGTTTTGCCGTAGTGGCTGATGAAGTTCGCCAATTAGCGCAACGAACTGGGCAAGCAACATCCCAAATTGAATCGATGATTAATGATGTCCAAGCGCAGACTATCGCATCCGTTAATGCGATGAAAACAGTGCAACCACAAGTGCAAAGCGGTAAAGAAAAAACAAGCAAAGCAACCGAGTTACTGTTAAATATCGAAAAACAAGCAAGCGATTCTTTAGCCCGTGTTAAAGAAGTTGCACAAGCATCAGCAGATCAAGTCTCTGTGATCAGCGATATCAGTACAACGATGGAAAAAATTGCTGCGATGTCTGAAGATTTTATCGAATCCATGCATCAAAATAACGCTTCGACCAACACCTTAACCAAGCTTTCCACTAAACTAAAACAAGATATTTCCTTTTTCAAAATTTAA
- a CDS encoding helix-turn-helix domain-containing protein → MDIAQVAKHSGVPASTLRFYEEKGLIRSVGRQGIRRVFTADVLEQLALIALGRAAGFSLDEIASMLGSKGKPNIDKELLLQKATELDNTINNLIAMRDGLRHAAVCSAPSHMQCPKFRRLLGLAALGTIRRKTKAKPSQKWLKNKVL, encoded by the coding sequence ATGGATATTGCCCAAGTTGCTAAACATTCAGGAGTACCAGCGTCCACATTGCGTTTCTATGAGGAGAAAGGCTTAATCAGATCGGTTGGTAGGCAAGGAATTCGCAGAGTCTTTACTGCTGATGTTTTGGAACAATTGGCATTGATTGCTCTTGGCCGTGCTGCTGGATTTTCACTTGATGAAATAGCTAGCATGTTAGGGTCTAAAGGTAAGCCAAATATCGACAAAGAGCTGCTGTTGCAAAAAGCAACTGAATTAGACAATACGATTAATAATCTTATCGCGATGCGCGATGGGCTTAGACATGCAGCCGTTTGTTCTGCGCCTAGTCATATGCAATGCCCAAAGTTTCGCCGTTTACTTGGCTTGGCAGCCTTGGGAACTATTCGACGTAAAACTAAAGCAAAGCCTTCGCAAAAATGGCTTAAAAACAAAGTATTATAA
- a CDS encoding DUF2938 domain-containing protein: MNTLFSIIVIGIGATVLMDLWAIVRKSLWGIPTLNYAMVGRWLAHILNGQFHHHSIIDSPQIPGEKIIGWAAHYLTGIAFAVILVALFGLPWLQQPTIGPALFVGISTVVIPFFIMQPAMGAGIAACKTAKPHSARLQSLITHAVFGFGLYFSGWTLQLF, translated from the coding sequence ATGAATACTCTGTTTAGCATCATTGTGATTGGTATTGGAGCAACGGTTCTGATGGATCTGTGGGCAATAGTGCGCAAATCACTATGGGGTATTCCAACTTTAAATTATGCCATGGTAGGACGTTGGCTTGCTCACATCTTAAATGGCCAATTTCATCATCATTCTATTATTGACTCACCGCAAATACCCGGTGAAAAAATCATCGGCTGGGCGGCACATTACCTGACAGGCATTGCCTTCGCAGTCATATTAGTCGCTCTATTTGGACTGCCGTGGCTCCAACAACCGACGATTGGCCCTGCACTTTTTGTTGGTATAAGCACAGTTGTCATTCCTTTTTTCATAATGCAACCAGCCATGGGTGCGGGTATTGCAGCCTGCAAAACAGCAAAACCCCATTCAGCCCGGCTGCAAAGCTTAATAACCCATGCTGTTTTTGGTTTTGGCTTATATTTCTCAGGCTGGACATTACAACTTTTTTAG
- a CDS encoding helix-turn-helix transcriptional regulator, with product MSSNLSNSIRTLRFLHNEMTQKQLAQAIGVTRQTVMAIEANKYSPTLEVAFKIALVFNLPLEEIFQYQPDSD from the coding sequence ATGAGTAGCAATCTGAGCAACTCGATTCGAACGCTTCGTTTTTTGCATAATGAAATGACGCAAAAGCAACTTGCTCAAGCGATTGGGGTAACGCGACAAACAGTGATGGCGATTGAAGCAAATAAATATTCGCCAACTTTAGAGGTGGCATTCAAAATTGCTTTGGTATTTAACTTACCGCTAGAAGAAATATTTCAATATCAGCCCGATAGCGATTGA
- a CDS encoding substrate-binding periplasmic protein — MIIPIEKKVCSWSLMVAFSILLALITLSVQAKLQYRVTILVDGSYPPYSYLENGKLTGIYVDLVYQAAKLIDDKYSVELQAVPWKRGLAALENGDGFALLPPYKHIKRRPYIWPYSVPLQEEVVVAFCNRGASLHDIEESDTNAQPLNVGINAGYVILDETLEKAIMQGKIRLWENKDTYSNVLKLSKNRIDCYVNDRLSTLHGLENVKFLHPELDLSNIVEDREVLRRTAHIGYVKDSINKFPYKHDFIKQMDEALLIVLARKNAQTVHQ, encoded by the coding sequence GTGATTATTCCAATTGAAAAAAAAGTATGCTCTTGGTCACTCATGGTGGCCTTTTCGATTTTATTAGCTCTTATTACTCTTTCCGTCCAAGCAAAACTTCAATATCGAGTCACAATACTTGTAGATGGCAGTTATCCGCCTTATAGCTATTTGGAAAATGGAAAGCTCACTGGCATTTATGTGGATCTAGTTTACCAAGCTGCAAAACTAATAGATGACAAATATAGTGTAGAATTACAAGCTGTGCCCTGGAAAAGAGGGCTTGCGGCACTGGAAAATGGTGATGGTTTTGCATTGCTGCCGCCATATAAACATATCAAGCGTAGGCCTTATATTTGGCCATATTCAGTGCCATTACAAGAGGAAGTCGTTGTTGCTTTTTGTAATCGAGGGGCGTCTTTACACGATATAGAGGAAAGCGATACGAATGCTCAACCACTTAATGTCGGAATTAATGCAGGGTATGTAATTTTAGATGAGACGCTTGAAAAGGCTATTATGCAGGGGAAAATTAGGCTATGGGAGAATAAAGATACCTATTCTAATGTATTAAAGTTATCGAAAAATCGAATAGATTGCTATGTCAATGATAGGTTATCAACCTTACATGGACTTGAAAATGTTAAGTTTTTACACCCTGAACTCGATTTAAGTAATATTGTTGAAGACCGAGAAGTACTCAGGCGAACAGCTCATATTGGTTATGTCAAAGACTCTATCAATAAATTTCCGTACAAGCATGATTTTATAAAACAAATGGATGAAGCGTTACTCATAGTCCTAGCAAGGAAAAATGCTCAAACCGTTCACCAGTAA
- a CDS encoding DUF1428 domain-containing protein: protein MSYVDCFVAPVPCENKDKYIEHAKVSAEVFKEYGALEIVENWGDDIPQGKITSLPKAVKAEQNETIVFSWVIWPSKEVRDSGWGAMMEDPRMSPENNPMPFDGKRLIYGGFTTLLKS from the coding sequence ATGTCATATGTCGATTGTTTTGTTGCCCCAGTACCTTGCGAAAACAAAGATAAGTATATTGAGCATGCGAAAGTATCCGCAGAAGTATTCAAAGAATATGGTGCGTTAGAAATAGTAGAAAATTGGGGTGATGACATTCCTCAAGGAAAAATAACATCGCTGCCTAAAGCGGTCAAAGCAGAGCAGAATGAAACCATTGTATTTTCTTGGGTGATATGGCCCTCAAAAGAAGTTCGAGATTCTGGTTGGGGCGCAATGATGGAAGATCCCAGAATGTCACCAGAAAATAATCCAATGCCTTTTGATGGTAAGCGTCTAATTTATGGAGGTTTTACTACACTCCTTAAGTCTTAG
- a CDS encoding alpha/beta hydrolase family protein, whose protein sequence is MNKYILITILAVSSFSSQANDLINDERIKDQKNCFTSIFESYDSWRGFIEKKYKKRSKSKEDLSKKLSWFDSMFGEDNFNQYKKNLSCNTFTYQVDGSDVSGYIIKPKTNSKKLPVLVYNRGGNGSTGSVEFGSMMNNLFPIANEGFVIIGSQYRGSQHPGTLTKNVMNDEFGGKDVKDVTALLSYIPKIEGADPQRIGMYGFSRGGMQTHLALKQVKNVKAIATIAGATDLLKELNFRPAMEEVYTHRIPDYETNKVTELEKRSVLNWVNELSPNVPILLLHGENDERVSVNNSIELADALSKNNIPHKFVLYSKDDHDLTNNKIKAQKELVSWFQKYL, encoded by the coding sequence GTGAACAAATATATATTAATAACCATTTTAGCTGTTTCATCGTTTAGCTCTCAAGCAAACGATTTAATCAATGATGAACGAATTAAAGATCAAAAAAATTGCTTTACTTCAATATTCGAAAGCTATGATTCATGGCGTGGCTTTATCGAAAAAAAATATAAAAAGAGAAGTAAATCTAAAGAAGATCTATCAAAAAAACTGTCATGGTTCGACTCTATGTTTGGAGAAGATAACTTTAATCAATATAAGAAGAACTTATCGTGTAATACCTTCACGTATCAAGTCGATGGCAGTGATGTATCTGGTTACATTATTAAACCTAAAACAAACTCAAAAAAATTACCTGTATTAGTATACAACCGCGGCGGTAATGGTAGCACTGGTTCAGTCGAATTTGGCTCAATGATGAATAATCTATTTCCAATTGCTAACGAAGGTTTTGTTATTATTGGAAGCCAGTATAGAGGTAGCCAACATCCCGGTACACTTACAAAAAATGTAATGAACGATGAATTTGGTGGAAAAGATGTTAAGGATGTTACTGCGTTATTAAGTTACATCCCTAAAATTGAAGGTGCTGATCCACAACGAATAGGTATGTATGGCTTTAGTCGAGGAGGAATGCAAACACATTTAGCTTTAAAGCAAGTAAAAAACGTAAAAGCGATAGCAACTATTGCAGGTGCTACTGACTTGTTAAAAGAGCTAAATTTTCGCCCCGCTATGGAAGAGGTCTATACACATAGAATTCCTGATTATGAAACTAATAAAGTAACTGAATTAGAGAAGCGCTCAGTATTAAATTGGGTCAATGAATTATCGCCAAATGTACCTATTTTGCTTTTACATGGTGAAAATGATGAACGGGTGTCCGTGAATAACTCAATTGAGCTTGCTGATGCGTTATCTAAAAATAATATTCCGCATAAGTTTGTGCTTTATTCAAAAGATGATCACGATTTAACAAACAACAAAATTAAAGCGCAAAAAGAACTAGTTAGCTGGTTCCAAAAGTATTTATAA
- a CDS encoding IS110 family transposase — protein sequence MKCRTIGIDLAKSVFQACGVNQHLKPVFNQRLARRDFYAFMAEQPPTQVVMEACYSSHYWGRELTQLGHTVCLIPAQHVTPFVRGNKNDRNDALAIVEASQRPNIRFVPIKSEAQQEVMALHRIRERLIKNKTALTNQAHGLLSDFGIIFSQGERCFSVMAHIVAASSHVSENIKSLVAMLHEEFLGLKAKLKVIEAKLKQNLTQFPQAEILLSVPGVGYIIASALIACIDKGQAFKSAKDFAVWLGITPRQYASGSHSYMGKISKRGHRYLRKQLIHGARAVLNRYKNENDALKVWGEAVAHRRGFNKAVVAIAHKLARIVWHLLQKDVMYQPQHIKA from the coding sequence ATGAAGTGTAGAACTATTGGCATTGATTTAGCAAAATCTGTTTTCCAAGCGTGTGGAGTGAATCAACATCTAAAACCTGTTTTTAATCAACGATTAGCTAGGCGTGATTTTTATGCTTTTATGGCAGAGCAACCGCCCACGCAAGTGGTGATGGAAGCCTGTTATTCATCCCATTATTGGGGTCGAGAATTAACCCAATTAGGGCATACTGTCTGCCTAATCCCCGCTCAACATGTTACGCCCTTTGTTCGAGGGAATAAAAATGACCGCAATGATGCTCTAGCCATTGTTGAAGCAAGTCAACGACCTAACATTCGATTTGTGCCGATAAAAAGTGAAGCGCAACAAGAAGTCATGGCACTACATCGTATTCGTGAACGGTTAATCAAAAACAAAACCGCATTAACAAACCAAGCACATGGTTTATTGAGTGACTTTGGGATTATTTTCAGTCAAGGAGAACGTTGTTTTTCTGTCATGGCCCATATCGTCGCGGCAAGCTCACACGTGAGCGAAAATATAAAATCTCTGGTTGCCATGTTGCATGAAGAGTTTTTAGGGCTTAAAGCCAAGTTAAAAGTAATCGAAGCCAAATTAAAACAAAACTTAACCCAGTTTCCACAAGCAGAAATACTGCTTAGTGTGCCAGGAGTTGGTTACATCATCGCTTCCGCGTTAATTGCCTGCATTGATAAAGGGCAAGCATTTAAAAGCGCAAAAGATTTTGCTGTTTGGTTGGGAATAACACCGCGCCAATATGCATCAGGGTCACATAGTTATATGGGCAAAATATCAAAGCGAGGCCATCGTTATTTACGCAAGCAACTCATTCATGGCGCCAGAGCCGTCCTTAATCGCTATAAAAATGAAAACGATGCGCTCAAGGTGTGGGGTGAAGCGGTCGCACATCGACGTGGTTTTAATAAAGCGGTGGTTGCCATTGCCCATAAACTTGCACGGATTGTCTGGCACTTGTTGCAAAAAGATGTGATGTACCAACCTCAACATATAAAGGCCTAA
- a CDS encoding DUF6176 family protein yields MQSKLLKIKLNPNSRNHLDTLISYMRENIEFPKSEMEQKGYFWDSVFYEKGDDFECIYIVIKSADFSKIMMDERELVVSPFRDVYEKFRTTCWAPEPYIDLEPVFCFNSSLTFSG; encoded by the coding sequence GTGCAATCTAAGCTACTAAAAATCAAATTGAATCCTAATTCTCGAAACCATTTAGATACTTTGATATCTTATATGCGTGAAAATATTGAGTTTCCTAAAAGCGAAATGGAGCAAAAAGGTTACTTTTGGGATTCTGTGTTTTATGAAAAAGGCGATGACTTTGAATGCATATATATAGTTATTAAATCTGCTGATTTTTCTAAAATCATGATGGATGAAAGAGAATTAGTAGTATCTCCTTTTAGAGACGTTTATGAAAAATTTAGGACTACTTGTTGGGCTCCTGAACCATACATAGATTTAGAGCCAGTATTTTGTTTTAATTCATCATTAACTTTTTCTGGTTAA
- a CDS encoding alpha/beta hydrolase, with amino-acid sequence MVEVEYSIKKEQVTLRGTICLPQEQGKFPVVLMIHGSGELDRDENQQGLDLNIFNNIAHYLADNGIASIRYDKRGCGQSTGDFYKTGHFDLVDDALSWFDELQNIEFFNLQEIYLLGHSEGCIIAPQINIKRDNIAGMILLCPFIERLEDILMSQAETLHNELIVEIETNKGLKRLYKKTMFKLFDEPVSDTSKFIKKIKRTSSDYFVERSEKVEAKWFREMLTIVPSHIFNKISSPVLAISGSKDIQCKPQDVEQIKLIAPVAVESHMVPNLTHILRCENEEPCFSNYPLLAKEPIDTEVLNILVKWLKSS; translated from the coding sequence ATGGTAGAAGTTGAGTATTCAATAAAGAAAGAACAAGTGACATTAAGAGGGACAATTTGCCTTCCGCAAGAACAAGGAAAATTTCCAGTCGTATTAATGATTCATGGCAGTGGTGAACTCGATAGAGATGAAAATCAACAAGGCTTAGACCTTAATATATTTAATAATATTGCTCATTATCTAGCTGATAATGGTATTGCCAGCATTCGATATGATAAAAGAGGTTGTGGACAAAGCACTGGAGATTTTTATAAAACAGGTCATTTCGATCTAGTAGATGATGCATTATCTTGGTTTGATGAACTTCAAAACATTGAATTTTTTAACCTACAAGAAATATATTTATTAGGTCACAGTGAAGGTTGTATTATTGCCCCACAAATTAATATTAAACGTGACAATATTGCAGGCATGATCTTACTTTGTCCATTCATTGAGCGATTGGAAGATATTTTAATGTCTCAAGCTGAAACGTTACACAATGAGTTAATTGTCGAAATTGAAACCAATAAAGGACTTAAACGCCTTTATAAAAAAACTATGTTTAAGTTATTTGATGAGCCAGTTTCTGATACAAGTAAGTTTATTAAAAAGATAAAGCGTACATCATCAGATTATTTTGTAGAACGCTCTGAAAAGGTTGAAGCTAAATGGTTTAGAGAAATGTTGACTATAGTACCTTCGCATATATTTAATAAAATATCATCTCCTGTGCTTGCAATTTCAGGCAGTAAAGATATTCAGTGTAAACCTCAAGATGTTGAACAGATAAAACTCATAGCTCCGGTAGCAGTGGAAAGTCATATGGTGCCTAACCTTACACATATATTACGCTGTGAAAATGAAGAGCCTTGTTTTTCAAATTACCCATTATTGGCAAAGGAGCCTATAGATACAGAAGTATTAAACATACTTGTTAAGTGGTTAAAGTCTAGCTAA
- a CDS encoding transposase — protein sequence MVTCYGSFVGLRVKPDLSCQNKFIPINFAEQILPGTFEYALCYIVENKLDLTGFDAWYNNDKTGAAAYSPAVMLKIILLGYAHGLISSRRIAKACENNILFMSVSGDVQPHYTSIAGFVAKMHEQIEPLFTQVLMICDEEGLIGRNMFAIDGCKLKSNASKEWSGTFDELGRKKAKLERASKRIIERHQAQDGLSEELVTQDLKQKEKLDKSAAKITEFLATHQEKTGSQGKPVKSNITDPDSAKMTTSKGTIQGYNGIAINDDKHQIILQAQAWGSVGEQQTLQPAVNQLKQQLAKLNANRTSKEQAIKFTADSGFNSEANLEFMAQSGFDSYIADNQFRKRNPLFKESETYETEQEKRRLKRSKGKPRLFTSDDFHYDEVTQTCRSPAGNEMWRSGINVKSYNQQYTRFCGYLKDCKICPLQQQCMRKPPIKTGRQVQFKNDESCKKLSYIDKMKVKIDSPMGRRQYSKRLGSIEPVFGNITVNKGMNKLTLRGQTKVNTQWQLYCLVHNIEKLQNRVH from the coding sequence ATGGTAACGTGTTATGGCTCTTTCGTTGGGTTACGAGTCAAGCCTGACTTATCCTGCCAAAATAAATTCATTCCAATCAATTTCGCTGAGCAAATTCTGCCTGGCACTTTTGAGTATGCCCTTTGTTATATTGTTGAAAATAAACTCGATTTAACGGGGTTTGATGCATGGTATAACAACGATAAAACAGGTGCAGCGGCGTATTCACCTGCGGTGATGCTCAAAATTATTCTGCTGGGTTATGCACATGGTTTAATTAGCAGTCGGCGTATTGCTAAGGCGTGTGAAAACAATATTTTATTTATGAGTGTGTCGGGTGATGTTCAGCCGCATTACACATCAATAGCGGGTTTTGTGGCTAAAATGCACGAGCAGATTGAACCATTATTTACGCAAGTGCTGATGATATGCGACGAAGAAGGCTTAATAGGCCGTAATATGTTTGCCATTGATGGGTGTAAGTTAAAGTCAAATGCGAGCAAAGAATGGAGCGGTACGTTCGATGAACTCGGCCGTAAAAAAGCAAAACTAGAACGGGCAAGCAAACGCATTATTGAGCGCCATCAAGCCCAAGATGGATTAAGTGAAGAACTAGTCACACAAGACTTAAAGCAAAAAGAAAAGCTCGATAAAAGTGCCGCTAAAATCACTGAATTTCTCGCCACTCATCAAGAAAAAACAGGCAGTCAAGGTAAGCCGGTTAAAAGTAATATCACAGACCCAGACAGCGCAAAGATGACGACATCCAAAGGCACCATCCAAGGTTACAACGGCATTGCGATTAATGATGATAAACATCAGATTATCCTGCAAGCACAAGCGTGGGGTTCGGTGGGCGAGCAACAAACTTTGCAGCCAGCCGTTAATCAATTAAAACAACAACTGGCTAAACTCAACGCAAACCGAACGTCAAAGGAACAGGCCATCAAATTCACCGCAGACAGTGGCTTTAATAGCGAAGCGAACCTCGAATTTATGGCGCAAAGTGGCTTTGATAGTTACATAGCCGATAACCAATTTAGAAAACGCAATCCGCTGTTTAAAGAGAGCGAAACCTACGAAACAGAGCAAGAAAAGCGCCGATTAAAACGCAGTAAAGGCAAGCCACGGTTATTTACCTCGGATGACTTCCACTATGATGAAGTAACACAAACTTGCCGCAGCCCCGCAGGCAATGAGATGTGGCGAAGTGGTATCAATGTAAAAAGCTATAACCAACAATACACACGATTCTGTGGTTACTTAAAAGACTGTAAAATCTGCCCGCTGCAACAGCAATGTATGCGAAAGCCACCGATAAAAACAGGGCGGCAAGTACAGTTTAAAAATGACGAGTCATGCAAAAAGCTCAGTTACATCGACAAAATGAAAGTGAAAATAGACAGCCCAATGGGGCGACGGCAGTACAGTAAAAGGCTTGGTTCTATTGAGCCTGTATTCGGTAATATCACCGTCAATAAAGGCATGAATAAACTGACCTTACGGGGTCAAACGAAAGTGAATACCCAGTGGCAACTGTATTGCTTGGTTCATAATATAGAAAAGCTGCAAAACAGAGTGCATTAA
- a CDS encoding DUF4386 family protein — translation MKKINYFTGLCAIFLALIYIGAFIYFGAFWAYPYSAEVADQIVYLEDNHISIGIVYFSIYALFGVVLSVLVLGLYEKHSTLKTQYLSKLATLFGVVWVGLVIASGFISVIGLDAVVNLARTNVEKASETWHIVTLLTESLGGGNELVGGIWVLLISLCNLYSKIFSKWLNYIGLFVGAAGIATIYPADIFTELFGVSQIIWFVFVGASFIGQAKANNQNQADA, via the coding sequence TTGAAAAAAATCAATTATTTTACTGGCCTATGCGCCATCTTCTTAGCGTTAATCTATATTGGCGCATTTATTTACTTCGGTGCTTTCTGGGCTTATCCATATTCAGCAGAAGTTGCTGATCAAATTGTGTACCTAGAAGACAATCATATATCAATAGGAATCGTTTATTTTTCCATCTATGCCTTGTTTGGTGTTGTATTGTCGGTTTTGGTTCTGGGGCTGTATGAAAAGCATTCCACCCTCAAGACACAATATTTAAGTAAGCTCGCTACTTTATTTGGCGTAGTGTGGGTTGGTTTGGTTATAGCTAGTGGGTTTATATCGGTTATTGGCTTAGACGCTGTAGTTAACTTGGCGAGAACAAACGTCGAGAAGGCATCAGAGACTTGGCATATTGTAACTTTACTCACTGAAAGCCTTGGGGGCGGTAATGAACTAGTTGGTGGTATCTGGGTACTTTTAATCAGTCTATGCAATTTATATAGTAAAATATTTTCTAAGTGGCTCAATTATATTGGCTTATTTGTTGGTGCTGCTGGCATCGCAACTATCTATCCTGCCGACATTTTTACAGAGCTATTCGGTGTCTCACAAATAATTTGGTTTGTTTTTGTGGGGGCCAGTTTCATCGGTCAAGCAAAAGCTAACAATCAAAATCAGGCGGACGCGTAA
- a CDS encoding DUF262 domain-containing protein — MAKIQLSQRMYSILDIARLLESGELSIQPKYQRRRTAWPVNAKTALMDTILNNFPLPPIYLRDYVDDSGKRKKEIIDGQQRISTIVEFYRDEFLLSKNIYDEEFYGCTFRELPAEEQLMVEDFEVSFISIRGASDSDIISIFSRLNSFSLPLNSQEKLNSVYAGEIKTLIYELASEYNTFWVEFKILTPAVIARMADASLVSDILYTIIYGTKSASSKLIEKMYKEFDDEFPLKHQINEHFNKTLTVIGTLFESNHIRNVFKPKFMFYSLFLVVYARLYGFEGRENEKTGKIDIGKTLEKMEEFCVQYVQTNFDPVLKSQFKQSTGNVAQRRFRHEEIAKLVV; from the coding sequence ATGGCAAAAATACAACTATCTCAAAGGATGTACAGCATTCTTGATATCGCAAGGCTTTTGGAGAGTGGAGAATTATCTATTCAACCCAAATATCAACGGCGTAGAACAGCCTGGCCTGTTAATGCTAAAACGGCCTTAATGGATACGATTCTCAATAATTTTCCACTCCCACCAATCTACTTAAGGGATTACGTTGACGATAGTGGGAAGAGAAAAAAGGAAATTATTGATGGGCAGCAAAGGATCTCCACAATAGTAGAATTTTACAGAGATGAGTTTTTGCTATCTAAAAATATTTATGATGAAGAATTTTACGGCTGCACTTTTAGAGAGCTGCCTGCCGAAGAGCAATTAATGGTTGAAGACTTTGAGGTGTCATTTATATCAATTAGAGGGGCTTCAGATAGCGATATAATTTCAATCTTCTCACGTTTGAATTCCTTTAGTTTGCCTCTAAACAGCCAAGAGAAGCTAAATTCTGTTTACGCAGGAGAGATTAAAACTCTAATTTATGAGCTGGCATCTGAATACAACACGTTTTGGGTAGAGTTTAAAATACTTACACCAGCTGTAATAGCTAGAATGGCAGATGCTTCCCTTGTTTCTGACATTTTATATACGATTATTTATGGCACAAAGTCAGCTAGCTCGAAGCTGATTGAAAAGATGTATAAAGAGTTTGACGATGAGTTTCCTTTGAAACACCAAATCAACGAGCACTTTAATAAAACGCTTACTGTAATTGGCACTCTATTCGAATCAAATCATATAAGAAATGTATTCAAACCCAAATTCATGTTCTATTCACTTTTTTTGGTTGTTTATGCTCGACTTTATGGCTTTGAAGGTAGGGAAAACGAAAAAACTGGGAAAATTGACATTGGTAAAACATTGGAAAAAATGGAAGAGTTTTGCGTGCAGTATGTACAGACAAATTTTGATCCAGTACTAAAATCCCAGTTTAAACAAAGTACCGGTAATGTTGCACAAAGGCGTTTTAGGCATGAGGAAATAGCTAAGTTGGTAGTTTAA